A part of Halobacterium jilantaiense genomic DNA contains:
- a CDS encoding homing endonuclease associated repeat-containing protein, whose protein sequence is MGARKSAVEVAGQEFGITPEEPYYWVQLLQPVHNETLAEDLDTEAVRYSPTEFPGLLYQPLFGDETFVFVNQGAFLINLTNATAEEAEDSINELLPTLVAGGVLEGEDHTEVKAISHEQLSADGVATTDEGDEIELTVSIPNVMQSLVGRPLFDPRDRLVVPDSELTLRFDKLADGEQIRYEYADDRGSLELTTAPDGATFFGMDTDEQIGFVFTRDRLRYQFETPGSYYCSVSNSGAVIIGTGVTDASVIVYDETGRRVFKTGMASIEEVTISPDGRQFGYAGHVGEQYQEVVVLCECLDDGTVAQTTLTDYGSVKYDPKGEGFLVAEQPSGVFSALLAPDGSVIEEYDRETSRGDVEELLTRLKEQSSGDDDIVGEIKAAVQEEPTPFAPHVPLFVDRLADNEFSRGPTTDIPRLFKTLAEEAPSAFKPTLDQVFHLLEYPDGHQSESAVAVLQQLLKNDVAQERIVKRLHRVVAGDDTDSQIRALQALQGLPPVDLVEYQATLDQLLELLAQDMPPKMMLPVTEVLSVHEHQEGSAAIVESIVAADKNDVLVALLQHGHNRRGEIIGSGLMATISASLDDSEKGSEEPVDRNVALGGRELYHLNQSVATLLSTVASKRPDTLVPHLGRLLLDVNTEGESMKVVRKNAVDIVETLVEQDPDRLGVRAERNADVIIDLLNHDKVRVGTLGVQLAALAGTERTEQEIQKIAETPSHHLWNDATDALDQIGSGFDSDCDAPDSSGGDSDTVLEPLTRVAQFPVDPTVALSVPSPEDIKRYREDANKERSDIERRGEDAPRIHRSYIAALENGAVSPRLSVLADVVFATIPEENATAAFPTGPRILARREELDVPRSRLAEQAGCSTNRLRAFETNQADPQAHELERIVDALEGRDVQGAYPVRDTVREDWIEYGTTLAEALGRFPKSSEMVQDVDGNPSVSEADIGFNGPVSVDLDVEIPEVPHWSVFDGWDELLAVLDVSTEHRASGSPLRSTLIEELREIDDVIDGRPKTGDIDEHSEFSYYYYKKEFGGIRDAFDAAGIT, encoded by the coding sequence ATGGGAGCGCGGAAGTCGGCGGTCGAGGTAGCCGGACAGGAGTTCGGCATCACGCCTGAGGAGCCATACTACTGGGTACAGCTACTCCAACCCGTTCACAACGAAACGCTCGCGGAGGACCTCGACACGGAGGCAGTACGATACTCGCCGACTGAGTTCCCGGGACTCCTCTATCAGCCATTGTTCGGGGACGAGACGTTCGTCTTTGTCAATCAGGGGGCATTCCTCATCAATCTCACGAACGCGACGGCTGAGGAGGCCGAAGATAGCATCAACGAACTCCTCCCGACGCTCGTGGCAGGGGGTGTCCTCGAAGGGGAGGACCACACAGAAGTCAAAGCAATCTCACATGAGCAGTTATCGGCGGACGGCGTCGCTACGACTGATGAGGGGGATGAAATCGAACTCACGGTTTCAATTCCCAATGTCATGCAGTCGTTGGTCGGCCGACCACTGTTCGATCCTCGAGACCGGCTGGTCGTACCGGACTCCGAGTTGACACTTCGGTTTGACAAACTAGCCGATGGCGAGCAGATTCGATACGAATACGCTGACGATCGTGGGTCCCTTGAGCTGACGACTGCCCCGGATGGAGCCACGTTCTTCGGTATGGACACCGATGAACAGATTGGGTTCGTCTTCACCCGCGACCGACTCCGGTACCAGTTCGAAACGCCTGGGAGCTATTACTGTTCGGTATCCAACTCCGGAGCGGTTATCATAGGGACTGGTGTGACTGACGCGAGCGTGATTGTCTACGATGAAACGGGCCGTCGGGTCTTCAAGACAGGCATGGCGTCGATTGAGGAGGTAACAATCAGCCCCGACGGTCGGCAGTTTGGCTATGCTGGCCACGTGGGGGAACAGTACCAGGAGGTCGTCGTGTTGTGCGAATGTCTTGACGATGGAACGGTCGCACAGACGACGCTCACCGACTACGGCTCAGTCAAGTACGATCCCAAAGGCGAGGGGTTTCTGGTCGCGGAGCAGCCGAGCGGCGTCTTTTCCGCGCTGCTTGCACCGGACGGATCCGTGATCGAGGAGTACGATCGCGAAACCTCTCGTGGCGATGTCGAGGAGTTGCTGACCCGGCTCAAGGAGCAGTCATCTGGAGACGACGACATTGTGGGCGAAATCAAAGCAGCGGTTCAGGAGGAGCCTACGCCGTTTGCGCCCCACGTCCCTTTATTTGTGGACCGACTCGCCGACAATGAGTTTTCTCGAGGGCCGACAACGGACATTCCTCGACTGTTCAAGACACTCGCCGAGGAGGCGCCATCGGCGTTCAAGCCGACACTCGATCAGGTTTTTCACCTGTTGGAATATCCCGACGGCCACCAGTCAGAGAGTGCTGTCGCCGTTCTCCAGCAACTGCTCAAGAATGACGTGGCACAAGAACGAATCGTAAAGCGGCTGCACCGCGTGGTCGCGGGCGACGATACGGACTCTCAAATCCGGGCGCTACAAGCGTTGCAAGGACTCCCCCCAGTCGACCTCGTTGAGTACCAGGCCACCCTCGATCAGTTGCTTGAATTACTAGCTCAAGATATGCCGCCGAAGATGATGCTGCCGGTCACGGAAGTTCTCAGCGTCCACGAGCATCAAGAGGGGAGTGCAGCGATCGTGGAAAGCATCGTCGCGGCCGACAAGAACGACGTGCTGGTGGCTCTTCTCCAGCACGGGCACAACCGACGTGGAGAAATCATTGGATCAGGGTTGATGGCCACCATCTCTGCGTCTCTTGACGACTCGGAGAAAGGGTCCGAAGAACCAGTCGATCGAAACGTCGCCCTCGGTGGGCGCGAGTTATACCATCTCAACCAGAGCGTCGCAACTCTTCTCTCGACAGTCGCTTCCAAGCGGCCCGATACCCTCGTTCCCCACCTCGGTCGCCTGCTGTTGGATGTAAATACGGAGGGGGAGTCGATGAAGGTCGTTCGCAAAAATGCAGTCGACATCGTCGAAACGCTCGTCGAGCAGGACCCTGACAGACTCGGAGTGAGGGCAGAGCGAAATGCCGACGTGATCATCGACCTTCTCAATCACGACAAGGTCCGGGTGGGTACGCTTGGTGTCCAGTTGGCCGCGCTCGCCGGAACAGAGCGTACCGAACAAGAAATACAAAAGATCGCCGAGACGCCGTCACATCACCTTTGGAACGACGCCACCGACGCCCTTGACCAAATCGGGTCTGGCTTCGATTCCGACTGCGACGCCCCCGACAGCTCTGGGGGTGACAGTGACACCGTCCTAGAGCCGCTGACGCGAGTCGCTCAGTTCCCGGTTGATCCGACAGTGGCGCTGTCGGTTCCCAGTCCGGAGGACATCAAACGATATCGGGAAGACGCCAACAAGGAGCGAAGTGACATCGAGCGCCGTGGTGAAGACGCCCCACGCATCCACCGCAGTTACATCGCCGCACTAGAGAACGGAGCGGTGAGTCCACGACTGTCCGTACTGGCCGATGTAGTCTTCGCGACGATACCTGAGGAGAACGCTACCGCTGCGTTTCCGACCGGGCCGCGGATTCTGGCGCGTCGTGAAGAGCTGGACGTCCCCCGATCGAGACTCGCCGAGCAAGCAGGGTGCTCCACCAACCGGCTGCGTGCCTTCGAGACGAATCAGGCTGATCCGCAGGCCCACGAACTCGAACGGATTGTCGACGCACTCGAAGGCCGAGATGTGCAGGGTGCGTATCCGGTACGAGACACTGTCCGTGAGGATTGGATCGAATACGGGACAACGCTCGCTGAAGCACTCGGACGATTCCCGAAATCCAGCGAGATGGTCCAGGATGTCGATGGGAATCCCAGTGTGAGTGAGGCAGACATCGGTTTCAACGGTCCGGTGTCCGTTGACCTGGATGTCGAGATACCAGAAGTTCCCCACTGGTCTGTCTTTGACGGCTGGGATGAACTACTGGCCGTACTCGATGTCAGCACCGAGCACCGGGCATCCGGAAGCCCCCTCCGTTCGACACTAATTGAAGAACTTCGAGAGATCGACGATGTCATCGACGGTCGGCCGAAGACGGGCGACATCGACGAACACAGCGAGTTCTCCTATTACTACTACAAGAAGGAGTTCGGCGGGATTCGAGACGCATTCGATGCTGCCGGAATCACCTGA
- a CDS encoding ADP-ribosylglycohydrolase family protein — MTIERNAEGCLLGLACGDALGRPVEFNSAEEIQSQHGEVTEMLGHGTHGQPPGTITDDTEMALCIAESLADSRGFDPADVADRFVDWLDSGPFDIGLMTRDSLSRIRQGASWDDAGPDVWESRPEGSNAGNGSVMRCAPHAIAFRHFDAELTQVSQLSSAITHADPRCRWGCVILNRTLANLIRDERDPLGTALKNTYSAPDELRTALTQVQEVVTGDRDAAAFEAQLATSGYVVDSLQAGLYYGLTAESAETAIVQAVNNGGDTDTVGAIAGAVAGARFGSTNIPNRWTEEIEESGRLKRLAQRLLTIRMQIPGKGYTTMDDGTLVFKERTIEGPAYISAREFQEATIGHRTHPAPHRTISTAYHDLTPATAAMLDWERRAYAVDSGRSSTYAAPQTDLDEEPGFSQPTLVPVPQYPFVDAFDELPDQDQQRIKRDGQAAADAFVRAYAAFAGIRHPITKTETDTVGIERMDPIAGATRVLVGTFADAGKVLLRSNESGGYDSPAEIEGAFDTSIAEEIIADHPRAVHEVAEIFPQLASGTGAILDYVTRLRLPQQQRTLTDTSPEDQLADLRDKAHTMVGELHVMYESLRRVAVRHPEIEHEQWQATTAQSGGR; from the coding sequence ATGACAATTGAACGTAACGCAGAGGGGTGTCTCCTCGGGTTGGCCTGTGGTGACGCACTAGGTCGACCAGTCGAATTCAACAGCGCCGAGGAGATCCAATCCCAACACGGCGAAGTGACGGAGATGCTTGGTCACGGCACGCACGGCCAGCCACCGGGGACGATCACTGACGACACCGAGATGGCGCTCTGTATCGCGGAGAGTCTCGCTGACAGTCGCGGGTTCGATCCGGCCGATGTGGCGGATCGGTTCGTCGACTGGCTCGATTCTGGGCCGTTCGACATCGGACTGATGACGCGTGATTCCCTATCCCGGATCAGACAAGGAGCTTCGTGGGACGACGCTGGTCCGGACGTCTGGGAGTCGCGACCGGAAGGCTCCAATGCCGGCAACGGAAGCGTGATGCGGTGTGCACCACACGCGATCGCATTTCGTCACTTTGACGCGGAACTCACTCAGGTCAGTCAGCTTTCGTCGGCGATCACACATGCCGACCCGCGCTGCCGGTGGGGCTGTGTGATTCTCAACCGAACACTCGCAAACCTGATTCGCGATGAACGCGACCCACTCGGAACTGCGCTCAAGAATACCTATTCAGCTCCAGACGAACTTCGAACGGCGCTCACGCAGGTGCAGGAAGTCGTCACTGGCGACCGCGACGCGGCAGCGTTTGAAGCCCAGCTTGCGACCTCTGGATACGTCGTCGACTCGCTTCAGGCTGGGCTCTACTACGGTTTGACTGCTGAGTCTGCTGAAACAGCGATCGTTCAGGCTGTGAACAATGGTGGCGACACGGATACTGTCGGTGCGATCGCCGGCGCTGTCGCTGGCGCTCGATTCGGATCGACCAATATACCGAATCGATGGACCGAAGAGATCGAAGAATCTGGCCGTCTCAAGCGATTAGCACAGCGATTGTTGACGATCCGGATGCAGATCCCCGGTAAGGGATATACGACTATGGATGATGGGACCCTCGTGTTCAAGGAACGCACCATCGAGGGGCCTGCGTATATTTCGGCTCGCGAATTTCAGGAGGCGACCATCGGACACCGTACCCATCCCGCGCCACATCGTACTATCAGCACTGCGTACCACGATCTGACGCCGGCGACGGCTGCGATGCTCGACTGGGAACGGCGAGCGTACGCGGTCGACAGTGGCCGATCTTCCACCTACGCTGCCCCACAGACCGACCTCGATGAGGAACCGGGCTTCTCACAGCCGACGCTCGTTCCTGTGCCACAGTATCCGTTCGTCGACGCCTTCGATGAGCTCCCCGACCAAGATCAGCAACGAATCAAGCGTGACGGGCAGGCGGCAGCGGACGCGTTCGTTCGGGCGTACGCGGCGTTCGCAGGGATTCGGCACCCAATAACTAAAACCGAGACCGACACGGTCGGCATCGAACGCATGGATCCGATCGCGGGGGCGACGCGAGTGCTAGTCGGCACGTTCGCCGACGCCGGCAAAGTGTTGTTGCGAAGCAACGAGAGTGGTGGCTATGACTCGCCAGCGGAGATCGAAGGAGCCTTCGATACCTCGATCGCTGAAGAGATCATTGCTGACCACCCACGCGCCGTCCACGAAGTTGCCGAAATCTTCCCGCAATTAGCAAGCGGTACAGGAGCTATTCTGGATTACGTCACCCGGCTTCGTCTCCCGCAGCAGCAACGGACGTTGACGGACACCAGTCCAGAGGATCAACTTGCGGACCTCCGTGATAAGGCTCACACGATGGTCGGAGAACTCCATGTCATGTACGAATCGCTTCGACGCGTAGCAGTCCGGCATCCGGAGATCGAGCACGAGCAATGGCAAGCCACCACCGCTCAGTCAGGGGGTCGCTGA
- a CDS encoding HEAT repeat domain-containing protein: MFVFAFDRDWTVDVNPHPRHDAVPLEWVRHLAHKTPHAVYAIGNQTLADEAAIPGVVDIVGRHPDDWDAWLGEKQPDGRYEQFPLRRERLSLIADLHPDADGYVVVDDLDLSDVDGWEHYHAWEFVPAVERGDIHPDFPWIRDLETDGGIPSSAGIMPANASMLSSFLDDHADAPGFELTYIDDGAERTQLCHDVSLHAVTLERPSAAPALQCTPLAPDSDQFTVPVDAIELLSVVDPPPDRYTAGAGTPAEEAAGLRRLADTHPDAVRISSLLALLDREDKDRVRDKDAIQALRRVAAVRPEECTPAIPILRSLLARDELLDRADVLATLRAIGDADPGAIAPLTDELVPYLQSNVVSVRREATRCIATIADEDPEDAVDAVPALATIIEDDADGLQYAVYALSRITREYPEEVKPVAETLGEVTLRDSLSDSVRLNATAGLGRIVGEYPSVGVEIVDDVATLFDVDNPKLRNNAIGLIGDVAIVHTDVVEPYTEEVTELLTVDDTYTRINASGALSRVAEDFPDSVEHVTSTFVELLSDENPLVRENACWALGHLCARDATSALEDRARDDDNADVRTRASWALAQINA, encoded by the coding sequence ATGTTCGTGTTCGCGTTCGACCGCGACTGGACCGTTGACGTGAATCCACATCCCCGCCACGACGCCGTCCCGCTGGAGTGGGTGCGTCATCTCGCGCATAAGACGCCGCACGCGGTCTACGCTATCGGCAATCAGACGCTGGCCGACGAAGCGGCGATTCCGGGTGTCGTCGACATCGTCGGCCGCCACCCCGACGATTGGGACGCGTGGCTCGGTGAGAAACAGCCCGACGGTCGGTACGAGCAGTTCCCGCTCCGGCGCGAGCGTCTCTCACTCATCGCCGACCTGCACCCGGACGCCGACGGCTACGTCGTTGTCGACGACCTCGATCTGAGTGATGTCGACGGGTGGGAGCACTACCACGCGTGGGAGTTCGTTCCCGCGGTCGAACGGGGAGACATCCATCCCGACTTCCCGTGGATTCGTGACTTAGAGACCGACGGTGGGATCCCGTCGTCCGCCGGGATTATGCCTGCGAACGCGTCGATGCTGTCGTCGTTTCTCGACGACCACGCTGATGCGCCCGGCTTCGAACTCACGTATATCGACGATGGGGCCGAACGAACGCAGCTGTGCCACGACGTCTCCCTTCACGCGGTGACACTCGAACGCCCCTCGGCAGCGCCGGCGCTCCAATGCACGCCGCTGGCACCCGATAGTGACCAGTTTACCGTTCCCGTCGATGCAATCGAGTTGCTCTCCGTGGTCGATCCACCACCGGATCGCTACACGGCGGGCGCAGGGACGCCTGCCGAGGAGGCAGCCGGGCTCCGCCGACTCGCTGATACACATCCAGATGCGGTCCGTATCTCGTCGCTTCTCGCACTTCTGGACCGTGAAGACAAAGATCGGGTTCGAGATAAGGACGCAATCCAGGCACTCCGTCGGGTGGCGGCGGTGCGTCCAGAGGAGTGTACGCCGGCGATTCCAATCCTCCGGTCACTGCTGGCACGTGACGAGTTACTGGATCGGGCCGACGTGCTGGCCACTCTCCGAGCGATTGGTGATGCCGACCCGGGAGCGATCGCTCCGCTCACCGACGAACTCGTACCGTATCTGCAGTCAAACGTTGTCTCCGTCAGGCGTGAAGCGACCAGATGTATCGCCACGATTGCTGACGAAGACCCCGAGGATGCTGTGGACGCCGTTCCGGCGCTTGCAACTATCATTGAGGATGACGCCGACGGACTCCAGTACGCGGTGTACGCACTCTCGCGGATCACGCGCGAGTATCCGGAAGAAGTGAAACCGGTCGCGGAGACACTTGGGGAAGTCACCCTCCGTGACTCGTTGTCCGACAGCGTTCGGTTGAACGCGACCGCTGGGCTCGGCCGGATCGTCGGAGAGTACCCGAGCGTCGGCGTCGAGATCGTCGACGACGTCGCGACTCTGTTCGACGTCGACAACCCCAAACTCCGGAACAACGCGATCGGACTAATCGGCGACGTGGCGATTGTTCACACCGACGTGGTCGAGCCATACACCGAGGAGGTCACTGAATTGCTGACCGTCGACGACACGTACACACGAATCAATGCGAGCGGTGCCCTCAGCCGCGTCGCCGAGGATTTCCCGGATTCGGTCGAACACGTCACGTCGACGTTCGTGGAATTACTGTCGGACGAGAATCCGCTCGTCCGTGAAAACGCTTGCTGGGCGCTCGGACACCTCTGTGCTCGAGACGCGACCTCGGCCCTGGAAGACCGAGCACGTGATGATGACAACGCCGATGTCCGCACGAGGGCATCGTGGGCGCTCGCCCAGATCAACGCATGA
- a CDS encoding vWA domain-containing protein yields MNTTYADIDEGKRLDIAVEFITQRGIDCDGKRVHRLLVADQSGKQFPVLATLDSAALLSLKTGAMHRISGMLGALPATSSKEGGAECPHCGGELRAGRTVDAAGPVFAEAAAELSLDEPFGIIDARATARRVREDRSLVDDWTPMDDDRSVTPPDYVCESCGRHVDAYELRETAETDQMLENQVMESASPAPASVDMASPETVGLAAGGAKDVANFRENVANGYTPQPEAISDEGLFYDYHFETGTRTESEALFAPRYAAAVSDHPISGETERYLSVGLDSTLSVDEFERPRLDLVAVLDVSGSMDSAFDAYYYDEHGRKREAEDDAATKLEAATQSLCALTEQLHDEDRLGVVLYNHRAHVAKPLRDIGTTDMPAIRRHIREIAAGGSTNLADGFEAAVDMLVDETPSPDVERRVVFMTDMMPNTGATGDSELTQLFADAAAEGVHTTFIGMGLDANAELADTLSGIRGANHYFVHSASEFERRLGDEFDYMVTPLVYDLNLDLDADGYEIEAVHGSPSADAATDRLMHVGTLFPSAKQDGEARGGVVLVRLEQTSSDADLDLVASWTERDGGEYTERVTVDVPDETGTYSHKGVRKAVALARYARELRTWAADLHDRADAATGVDDWLLPDQRGQHERESVPLVVPDRYTKRFDRLRSYLADEMAAVGDETIQQEVELLETLCQKAPTTPHEVSD; encoded by the coding sequence ATGAATACGACCTACGCAGATATAGACGAGGGGAAGCGTCTCGACATCGCGGTCGAGTTCATCACCCAGCGAGGGATCGACTGCGACGGGAAGCGCGTCCATCGCTTGCTGGTCGCCGATCAATCAGGCAAGCAGTTTCCAGTACTCGCGACGCTCGACAGTGCAGCCCTCTTGTCCCTGAAAACGGGGGCCATGCACCGTATCTCCGGGATGCTTGGGGCGCTCCCTGCCACCTCATCAAAGGAGGGTGGAGCTGAGTGTCCCCACTGTGGCGGGGAGCTTCGGGCTGGACGAACAGTCGACGCGGCTGGCCCAGTCTTCGCCGAGGCCGCCGCCGAGCTCTCCCTCGACGAACCGTTCGGAATCATCGATGCCAGAGCGACCGCCCGTCGCGTTCGGGAGGACCGCTCGCTCGTCGACGACTGGACGCCGATGGACGACGACAGGTCGGTCACCCCACCCGACTACGTCTGTGAGTCCTGTGGGCGCCACGTCGACGCATACGAACTTCGGGAGACCGCCGAGACCGACCAGATGCTCGAAAATCAGGTGATGGAGAGCGCATCACCGGCCCCAGCAAGTGTGGACATGGCGAGCCCGGAGACGGTCGGTCTCGCCGCTGGCGGGGCGAAAGACGTGGCCAACTTTCGGGAAAACGTCGCGAACGGGTATACGCCACAGCCGGAGGCGATCAGCGACGAGGGGCTGTTCTACGACTATCACTTCGAGACGGGCACGCGGACCGAATCGGAGGCCCTGTTCGCGCCGCGCTACGCGGCTGCCGTGAGCGACCACCCGATCAGTGGGGAGACCGAGCGCTACCTGTCGGTGGGGCTGGATTCGACGCTCTCGGTCGACGAGTTCGAGCGGCCGCGGCTGGATCTCGTCGCCGTCCTCGACGTCTCCGGGTCGATGGACAGCGCCTTCGACGCGTACTACTACGACGAACACGGGCGCAAGCGCGAGGCCGAGGACGATGCGGCGACGAAACTCGAAGCGGCGACGCAGTCGCTATGCGCGCTCACCGAGCAGCTCCACGACGAGGACCGCTTGGGCGTCGTCCTCTACAACCACCGCGCCCACGTCGCGAAACCGCTTCGTGATATCGGAACGACGGATATGCCGGCGATCCGTCGCCACATCCGTGAGATCGCTGCTGGCGGCAGTACGAACCTCGCAGACGGTTTCGAGGCGGCCGTCGATATGCTCGTCGACGAGACGCCCAGTCCCGACGTTGAGCGCCGTGTCGTCTTCATGACCGATATGATGCCAAACACGGGGGCGACGGGGGACAGCGAACTCACGCAGCTGTTCGCGGACGCGGCCGCCGAGGGAGTCCACACGACGTTCATCGGGATGGGGCTGGACGCGAACGCGGAGCTGGCGGACACCCTGTCGGGCATCCGCGGGGCGAATCACTACTTCGTCCATTCCGCCTCGGAGTTCGAGCGCCGGCTGGGCGACGAGTTCGACTATATGGTCACCCCGCTGGTGTACGACCTAAACCTCGACCTCGACGCAGACGGCTACGAGATCGAGGCAGTCCACGGGTCACCGTCCGCGGACGCCGCGACCGACCGCCTGATGCACGTCGGGACGCTGTTCCCCTCCGCAAAGCAGGATGGCGAGGCTCGGGGCGGCGTCGTCCTCGTTCGTCTCGAGCAGACGAGCTCGGACGCCGATCTCGATCTGGTCGCCTCGTGGACGGAACGGGATGGTGGCGAGTACACCGAGCGCGTCACCGTCGACGTCCCCGACGAGACCGGTACCTATAGCCATAAGGGCGTCCGGAAGGCGGTCGCATTGGCTAGGTACGCTCGCGAACTTCGGACGTGGGCGGCAGACCTCCACGACCGTGCTGACGCCGCGACTGGCGTCGACGACTGGCTGCTCCCCGACCAGCGCGGCCAGCACGAGCGCGAGTCCGTCCCGCTGGTCGTGCCTGACCGGTATACCAAGCGGTTCGACCGGCTTCGCAGCTACCTTGCAGACGAGATGGCGGCTGTGGGGGACGAGACGATACAACAGGAGGTGGAACTCCTGGAGACACTGTGTCAGAAGGCGCCCACAACGCCGCACGAGGTGAGCGACTGA
- a CDS encoding ATP-binding protein, with product MSIDAGDALVRALHDHNPWWEHGTGAFSLPARQKSDFYHLTRPNDSGSQFEDQPLLGLVGRRGVGKTTLLHQFVHQRITDGDDPERFLYLPFDADPLHQLQSDEQLRRAVRYYESRILGRIEANTPHFILIDDVHQIEHPNKPTINGWGTPVVEVLEDVPERHVIVTASAGIQVERELESVAIPPTDYDIQPILPEKFRDYLFTLYPDLEDEEKRVSPTSLRTGENSLPAALQSGEITPLVEELRQKYEKVADVERRIQSQVVDYLAMGGTISYDLDGAAESAEELTPDDYGRLREDVRDALYQEVPGFESIQTIADLERLCALAARNRGTDLFRYQDLVDLFDVDRRTIADSYLPALAELYLLTGVTEYDNSRPRSVRLYLRDTGLVTALADDDASAVRNDFDREADLARVAAFDHTMRFAYGVNAIQGNDVSPSVQYWRGRGGEVDFVFEVGGTPVPVGLAYQSREREESLDAVQEFMEAYDVPLGFLLAGDTVAGRQPIETPRKGIVQLPYWLYLLLC from the coding sequence ATGTCTATCGACGCTGGTGACGCTCTCGTCCGAGCGCTCCACGATCACAATCCGTGGTGGGAACACGGGACGGGGGCCTTCTCGCTTCCTGCACGACAGAAAAGCGACTTCTACCACCTCACCCGCCCCAACGACTCCGGCAGCCAGTTCGAAGACCAACCACTGCTCGGACTCGTTGGACGACGAGGCGTTGGAAAAACCACGCTCCTCCACCAGTTCGTCCACCAGCGGATCACCGATGGTGACGATCCAGAACGATTTCTCTATCTCCCCTTCGATGCCGACCCACTCCACCAACTCCAATCGGACGAACAGCTACGGCGTGCAGTTCGCTACTATGAGAGTCGGATCCTCGGCCGCATCGAGGCAAACACCCCCCACTTCATTCTGATCGACGACGTCCACCAGATCGAGCATCCGAACAAGCCAACCATCAACGGATGGGGAACGCCAGTTGTGGAGGTACTGGAGGATGTCCCAGAACGCCACGTTATCGTCACTGCAAGCGCCGGCATTCAGGTCGAACGGGAACTCGAAAGCGTCGCCATACCACCCACTGACTACGATATCCAGCCGATTCTCCCCGAGAAATTCCGGGACTACCTCTTCACGCTGTATCCGGACCTCGAGGACGAAGAGAAGCGCGTGAGCCCCACCTCACTGCGGACCGGGGAGAACAGTCTGCCAGCGGCTCTGCAGAGTGGCGAGATTACGCCACTCGTCGAGGAGCTCCGCCAGAAGTACGAGAAGGTTGCAGACGTTGAACGACGCATCCAGTCACAGGTCGTCGACTATCTCGCAATGGGCGGGACCATCAGCTACGATCTCGACGGCGCCGCCGAGTCGGCTGAGGAGCTGACGCCAGATGACTACGGCCGTCTTCGTGAGGATGTTCGTGATGCGCTGTACCAAGAGGTTCCGGGCTTCGAATCGATTCAGACGATTGCTGATCTCGAGCGACTGTGTGCGCTCGCGGCCCGGAATCGGGGGACCGATCTCTTCCGGTATCAGGACCTCGTTGATTTGTTCGACGTTGACCGGCGGACGATCGCCGATAGCTATCTACCCGCGCTAGCAGAGCTGTACCTGTTAACCGGCGTTACCGAGTATGACAACAGTCGACCTCGGTCGGTGCGGCTTTATCTGCGTGACACGGGGCTGGTGACCGCGCTGGCTGACGACGATGCCTCGGCTGTCCGCAATGACTTCGACCGCGAAGCCGACCTCGCTCGCGTCGCAGCGTTCGACCATACAATGCGATTTGCCTATGGTGTCAACGCCATACAGGGCAACGACGTCTCGCCGTCCGTTCAATACTGGCGTGGACGTGGTGGAGAAGTCGACTTCGTCTTCGAGGTCGGTGGCACACCCGTTCCGGTCGGACTGGCGTATCAGTCACGCGAGCGTGAGGAGTCACTTGATGCCGTTCAAGAGTTCATGGAGGCGTACGACGTGCCGCTCGGCTTCTTGCTCGCTGGTGATACAGTTGCGGGCAGACAACCGATTGAGACTCCTCGCAAGGGGATCGTTCAACTTCCGTACTGGTTGTACTTGCTCCTCTGTTAG